The sequence below is a genomic window from Armatimonadota bacterium.
GGCGACGAGCACCAGGACGGCCCGGCCGTCCGGGAGCCAGACCGGACGACCGACCCTGGGATGGGCCCGCATGTCCGTGATGATGTGGTGGGCGAGACTGCGGTCGAGCCCGGCCGTCACGCACACCGGCGACCCGCCGGCCAGGGGCGCGATCCACAACCGGGTGTTGGTCGCGCTCATCGCCTCGTTGTCGTGCCCGAGGTAGGCGATCCGTGCGCCGTCGGGCGACCAGGCCGGCATGGCGCACGGCCCCACGGAGAACGTCAGGCGCCGCCCCTCGCCGCCCGCGGACGGGAAGACCCAGATGTCGGTCACGTTGGTGTAGTCGGCGTCGTCCGAGCGGTTGGCGACGCAGGCGATCCACCGGCCGTCCGGGGACCAGGCCGGGTCGCTGTGGTCGAACTCCCCGTCCGTGATCTGGCGCACCTCCCCGCCCTCGGCCGGCACGACGAAGATGTGCTTGTACCGTCCGTCCCAGTAGCCCTCGCCGTCGAACTTGTAGCGCACGCGGGTAATGACCTTCACGTCGCTCTTGTCGTCCCTGGACCCCTCCGGCTTTCCGGCGAAGGCGATCCACCGGCCGTCCGGGGACCAGGCCAGGTCGGTGGGGTTGCGGTTCCCTGTCGTGACGGCCGTCGCTTCCCCGCCATCCACCGGAATGACGTAGATCTGCTTTGGCTTCCTGGCGCCGGGCTCGGCGGCGGCCGCACCGCGGTCGGAGAGGAAGGCGATGCGCCGTCCGTCGGGCGACCACCGGGGCAGGCTGTCCTGGTGGCCGCCGGCGGTGAACTGCCGGGCCGGGCCCCCCTCCAGCGGGACGATCCAGAGGTGTGAACGGTAGGTGTCGGCCTCACGGTCGGCGACCTTCTGGACATAGACCACCCATCGGCCGTCCGGAGAGATCTGGGGATCGCCGATCCACTTCAATGCCAGGAGGTCGTCGATCGTGATGGTCCGCCCACTCATGCCCGGATCCTCCGCAGGTGACGTTCAGAGCACCTCTGCCACTTTTCCACCCTGTCCGCGCCCTCCTGCCCTATCTCCCGTAGGCCAGCCGCTCGGCGAGGATCGCCGGCAACCCCGCCGCCTCCATCTTGGCCTGGGTGACCTCCAGCGGATAGGGAAGGCGCACCAGCGTCGCCGTGCCCGCGCCCTCGTCCAGCCACAGGTAGGCCGCCCGCGGATCGCCGTCCCGGGGTTGTCCGACACTGCCGACGTTGATGATGTACCGGCAGGCGGGACGCAGATCCAGCGGGTCCTCCGGCAGGAGCGGAAGCGCGGTGATCCCGTCGCCGTCCTGGACGAAGACGCCGGGAACATGGCTGTGCCCGACCAGGCACAGGTGGAACTCCGCGGCGGCGAAGCCGGCCCGCGCCGTCACCACGTCCACGATGTACTCTTCGACCGGATCGCGCGGGCTGCCGTGCACGGCGAGGAAGGCGGGCCGCCGGTGGGTTTCGGGCAGGTCCTCCAGGAACCGTCGGACCCCGTCGGTGAGGCGCGCCTGCGTCCACAGAATGGCCGCCCTGGCATAGGGGTTGAAGGCGGCAATGTCCAGGCGGCCCAGGGCGGCGCGGTCGTGGTTGCCGACCACCGCGGCGGCCAGGCGGGGCCGCAGACGCTCGACGCAGGCCACGGGATCGGGCCCGTAGCCGACAAAATCGCCGAGGCAGAGCACGGCGTCGGGACCCCGCCGCTCCACATCCGTCAGGACGACCTCCAGCGCCTCCAGGTTGGCGTGCACATCGGAAAGGATGGCGTACCGCATGGCGGGAGTCAGGAGGGAGCGGAGGGGTGCGGCCGGGTCAGGCCGCGGAGGTAGCGGACCAGGACCAGGATGCCGACGGCAAAGGCCGCGACCGGCGTCAACCACAGGACCAGCCCCGCCCCCCGCTTGGGCGGGGCGGCGAGAACCGACTCACCGAACTGGCTCACGAAGTAGTCCAGGATCTGCTCCCGGGTCTCGCCGCGCTGCAGACGCGCCCGGATCTCGGCGCGCATCTGGACGGCCAGGGTGGCGTTGGACTCGGCCACGGTCTGGCCCTCGCAGACGGGACACATCAGCTCGCGGGCGATGGCATCGACCTGATCCTCGAGCGTCGGCGCGGCGGCGGCCGGCACGGCCAGGGACAGGAGGAGCAGGACCGTCACCACGGGGAGCATCGCTGTCTCTCCTTCGGGGCGCCCGAAGAGGCTTCCTGTAGGGGGAACGCGAAGCAGCTTCTAGCGGGCTGTGTCGCCGAGCCTATCGACGTTTTCGCCCCTCCGGCCGTGGATTCCGGCGCCGATCCGGCGCAATGCCCGGATCGACATCGTCGCCGCCGCCCTGTACGGCCTCTTCGGCGGGTTGACCACCCCCTTCATCCCCTTCATGGCCCGCGACCGTCTGGGGGCCAGTTCGCTGCTGGTCTCGCTGGTGATCGCCTCCCAGGGGATCGTCCTGCTGCTCTCCCTGTGGTACGCGCGCTTCGTCCGCATCCGGCACCCGGTGCGCGCCGTGATCGTCCCCTCGCTGCTGGCCCGCGGCCTGCTCCTGGTGATGCCCGCCGTGCACACGGCCACGGCGTACGTCGCCCTCATCTTCGCCCACTATGCCATCGCCTCGATCAGTATGCTGGGCTACGCGGAAGTGATGCGCGCCGTCTACCCGGCCGACATCCGCGGAAGGATGATGGCCGTCGTCCGGGTCGGCATGGCGCTGAACTGGATCGCCGCCTCGCTGTTGGGCGGGCGGCTCATGCAGTTCGTCCCCTTCCAGTGGATCTTCGCCGTGGGCGGGGCTTTCGGGATCACGAGCTCCCTCGTCTTCAGCCGGATCCGCCTGCCGGCGCAGGTCCCGGCCGAGGATCCCGTCGATCTCTCCCAGACGCGCCAGATCCTGCGGGACAACCGCCCCTTTCGGAACTTCCTCACCGGCCTGCTGGTCTACGGCTTCGGCGTGTGGTTCATCAGCCCGGCGATCCCGATCCTCCTGGTGGACCACCTGCACGCCACCAGCTTCCAGGCCGGTCTCCTCGGCGCGGTCAGTTCCGCCACGTGGCTGTTCTCCTACTACCACTGGGGACGGATGATCGACCGGCGGAGCGCGGTGTGGACGATGAGTCTGGTCCTGTTCATCGGGACGCTCACCCCCGCCATCTACCTCCTCTCGCCGAACGCCTGGGTGGTGCAGCTGGCGGGGGTCACGGAGGGCCTGACGTCGGCGGGGTTCGACATCGGCTGGCTGACCGCCGTCCTGGAGTACGCACCCCCCGGACAGATCCGGCACTACGTGGCCATCTACAACACGCTGGTCGGGGTGCGCGGCTCGACCGCTCCCTTCCTGGCCGGAGCCCTCCTGCCTCTATTCGGCGTCCGCGCCGTCTTCGCCATCGGGATCGTCCTTACCCTGACCGGGGCCCTGCTCCTCCACCGCGCGATCCGACCTGCGCCTCCCAGCAGGGCCTGAGCACTGCGGCGAGGTCCGCGGGCGCCAGCCGCCACTGTTCGATCTCGATGCGACGCTCCCCCAGGTGCAGCCGCTCCCGCTCCACCGGCGCGTAGAAGCGCGCCCAGAAGGCGTCTTCGGCGTCTTCCAGCAGCGCAACGACCCGGCCGTCCACGCGCACGTCGAGCCGGCAGCCGGCCGACGTGCGGACGACCCAGGCGTCCTGGGCGCCGAAATCGCGGCGCAACACCTCCCGCAGTTGCGCCAGAAGACGACGCCGCTTCGGCCAGGTCGGCCTCAGTGCGCCAGCCTCCGTCCCAGGTCGTCGAGGAACGCGCCCAGGTAGGCGGCACCGATCTCATCGGGATCGGTCCGCTCCGCCAGCGCCTCCCGATCGAGATCCAGCGACGCGGCGATGTCGTTCACCATCGGCCGCAGCGTCTGCAGGTAGGTCTGCAGGTTCTTCGCCGCCGACCGCGTGTGGGGCACCGGGATGACGAACCCGCGCTTGCGCTCCCCGGGGGTCATCAGCCGTCCTGTGCGCATCGCTCACCTCGTCACGGCGTGGGGATAGGTGAACTCCACAATCTTCGGCTGGACCAGGCGCCGGAAGTCGGCGAAGGCCACGGACATCGTCTCGCGGTGGGTGCCGGCGTTGAACACGATCCGCGGATCTTCGGTCAGCGACCGATCGACGACGACCGGAACCCCGTAGAGATTGGCAAAAGGAGGCATGGCGCCGACCTCGCAGTCGGGGAAGAGGTGGGCGAACTCCTCTTCCCGG
It includes:
- a CDS encoding cytochrome c-type biogenesis protein CcmH, coding for MLPVVTVLLLLSLAVPAAAAPTLEDQVDAIARELMCPVCEGQTVAESNATLAVQMRAEIRARLQRGETREQILDYFVSQFGESVLAAPPKRGAGLVLWLTPVAAFAVGILVLVRYLRGLTRPHPSAPS
- a CDS encoding metallophosphoesterase family protein: MRYAILSDVHANLEALEVVLTDVERRGPDAVLCLGDFVGYGPDPVACVERLRPRLAAAVVGNHDRAALGRLDIAAFNPYARAAILWTQARLTDGVRRFLEDLPETHRRPAFLAVHGSPRDPVEEYIVDVVTARAGFAAAEFHLCLVGHSHVPGVFVQDGDGITALPLLPEDPLDLRPACRYIINVGSVGQPRDGDPRAAYLWLDEGAGTATLVRLPYPLEVTQAKMEAAGLPAILAERLAYGR
- a CDS encoding MFS transporter, whose amino-acid sequence is MSPSLSTFSPLRPWIPAPIRRNARIDIVAAALYGLFGGLTTPFIPFMARDRLGASSLLVSLVIASQGIVLLLSLWYARFVRIRHPVRAVIVPSLLARGLLLVMPAVHTATAYVALIFAHYAIASISMLGYAEVMRAVYPADIRGRMMAVVRVGMALNWIAASLLGGRLMQFVPFQWIFAVGGAFGITSSLVFSRIRLPAQVPAEDPVDLSQTRQILRDNRPFRNFLTGLLVYGFGVWFISPAIPILLVDHLHATSFQAGLLGAVSSATWLFSYYHWGRMIDRRSAVWTMSLVLFIGTLTPAIYLLSPNAWVVQLAGVTEGLTSAGFDIGWLTAVLEYAPPGQIRHYVAIYNTLVGVRGSTAPFLAGALLPLFGVRAVFAIGIVLTLTGALLLHRAIRPAPPSRA